Genomic window (Spirosoma sp. KCTC 42546):
CGACCGTGATCCCGCTAAACAACCCAAAGCAGGACAACAGATTGCTCCATTTGTACTCGCAGGTTCAGACGGGAAAACATACAAGTCTGCCGAACTTTTGGGGAAAGTAGTTATCCTAAGTTTCTGGATTAGCCTGGATAAATCACTTTGGGATGATAAACAGAGTGCTGACTTGGCGAATGCCTTGCGTCCTTATCTGGCCGGAACAGCGCCGGTTGTATTGGGAGTTTTAAATAGCGAGCAGCCTAAAGAAGCGGACGAGACTGCACTGAAAAAGCTTCCTTTCACCCCTATTTTCAATGCATACGGATTTCATAATAAATACCATATAACAACTACTCCTACGTTTGTTGTTATTGATAAAACGGGCAAAGTGGCTGCTAACCTTCAGGGAGCCGGGAGTTTTGATAAACTGAAGCAAGTACTGGCAACAGTCACACAATAGGAACCTGGTTGTTTTAGCTCGGTAATCGAAAAATGAACGGAATAGTAGATGAAGGGGTTAGGCAACAGAGTTTAATTTGGAACTAACCTTTTCTGGGTTTATTATGTATAAGCCGACTAACGGCCTGTTAAGTTTTGGTGCAAGGTACCTCTCACTGATAGCCGGTATTTTGCTTTTGTTGACTTTGCATCAGGAAGTCTGGGCTCAGACAGACTCAAGCCAATTAGCTAAGGAAAGTCAACCTGTTGTCTCTCGCACCGATACGTCGGCCGATGTCTGGGATGTGTATTATCGGTTTATAAACAGAAAGGGTCATCGTACCGCCGAAGGTCAGCAGCCCGGGTTTCATCCCTCTGTTTTTCCTGAGTTGGCTTATGCCTTGCAAACAGGCTTTGCGGTAGGGTTAAATGCTAATCTATCTTTTACCAGCGCCGACCCTAAACAGAATGTCTCGGTAATTTATTTTACTCCTCAGTACACTCAATATCAACAAGTCATTATACCCATTGAAGCTAACCTTTGGACAAAAGGGAACCGGTACAATATTTTGACTGACTGCCGGTACTATGACTACTCTGCGGATAATTTTGGTCTGGGCGATTACTCACGGGCAGACGTCGACGACCAGTTGAAGTACTCCTATTTTCGGTTATATCAGTCTGTTTTACGGCAGGTTGCACCTAACTTTTCAGTTGGTATCGGGTATTCACTCGATTACCATTGGACTATTCGGGAGGAGAATAAGACGCCCCAATTGAACAATGATTTCCAGCAATACGGATCAACGGATCAGACTGTCTCTTCGGGGCTGACCTTCAGTTTGCAATATACCAATCGGCGGAATCCCAACAATCCCCAGAATGGCTTTTTTGGAAGTGTTGTGTTTCGGCCTAACATGCGCTGGTTGGGCAGCGACCAAAACTGGCAGTCGGTGCTGGCTGATTTCAGGAAGTATGTGCCTTTATCGACCGATGGACGGCATATTCTGACATTCTGGAATGTGAACTGGTTAAGTTT
Coding sequences:
- a CDS encoding BamA/TamA family outer membrane protein, with product MLTLHQEVWAQTDSSQLAKESQPVVSRTDTSADVWDVYYRFINRKGHRTAEGQQPGFHPSVFPELAYALQTGFAVGLNANLSFTSADPKQNVSVIYFTPQYTQYQQVIIPIEANLWTKGNRYNILTDCRYYDYSADNFGLGDYSRADVDDQLKYSYFRLYQSVLRQVAPNFSVGIGYSLDYHWTIREENKTPQLNNDFQQYGSTDQTVSSGLTFSLQYTNRRNPNNPQNGFFGSVVFRPNMRWLGSDQNWQSVLADFRKYVPLSTDGRHILTFWNVNWLSFGGQAPYLDLPSTGWDTHSNLGRGYAQGRFRGRNLIYLETEYRTVLLNNGLLGGVIFANMQTYSDYPNTKQFGKLLPGGGVGLRIKINKHSNLNLAVDYGFGIGGSQGLFLNLGEVF